The genomic interval CGCCTGCGCCGCCCTGGGCCTGAGCATCGACGAGGTGGCCGCCCACGCCCAGAAGATGAAGGAGGCGGGGGCCCTGCGCCGCGTCTCCGCCGTCTTCCGCCACCAGAAGGCGGGCTTCACCTTCAACGCGATGGGCGTGTGGGCCGTGCCGCACGAGGAGGTCGCCGAGACGGGCCGCCGCATGGCCGAGTTCAAGGCGGTCTCGCACTGCTACCTGCGTCCCACCTACCCCGAGTGGCCCTACACGATCTTCACGATGGTCCACGGGCGCAGCAAGGAGGAGGCGTTCGGCAAGATCGCCGCCATCGAGCGTGAGGTCGCCCCCGGCCTCGACCACGCCATCCTGTATTCGACGAAGGAGTACAAGAAGATTCGGCTGGAATTCTACAAGCCCGAGTTCTATCAGTGGGCGAAGGACAATCTGGGGACCGAGGCGTAAGGTCTAGAGGAAGGGGCGGCGCTGGGGCGGAGGCTTCGGCGCCCTTCTTTTTGAAAGTGAAGGGCATGGGGAGGGCGTTGGCGTTCCCCCCTCCCAGCCTCTGCAAGCAGCTCTGCGAGTCTCGCGGTGCGAGCTGTACCAGTCCCCCAGGAGGGGGAACTCGCAGAGCTGTGCAGCAGAGGAGGAAGAACTCAGCTCCCAGAAAAGCGCCCACCCCTTCACGGAAGTGGACGCCACTGTTCTGCTGATCGCTCAAGACCGACCGCCTACAGAATCCCCTTCACCACCTTGACCACGTTCGGCACGCTGAAGCCGAATTTCTCGAACAGCACCTTGGCGGGGGCGGAGGCGCCGAAGCCTTCCATTCCGATCACGGCGCCGTCCGAGCCCGTCCACTCGTACCAGGGCTGCTTGCTGGCGGCCTCGATGGCGACGCGCTTCACGCCAGGGGTCAGCACCGAGTCGCGGTAGCTCGCGTCCTGCTCGCGGAAGACCTCCATGCAGGGCATCGAGACGACGCGGGCGGGGATGCCCTCCCCGCTCAGCGCCTCGGCGGCGTCCAGGGCGAGGCCGACCTCCGAGCCGCTGGCGATCAGGATGACCTGCGCGCCCTCGGCGTCGCGCACCACGTAGGCGCCCTTCCTCACGCCCGCGTGATTTCGGGGCAGCACGGGGAGGTCCTGGCGGGAGAGCGCCAGCGCCGTGGGCCCGGTGCCGTGCTCCAGCGCCATCAGCCACGCGGCGGCGGTCTCGTTCGCGTCGGCGGGGCGGATGACGCGGGCATTGGGTGTGGCGCGCAGCATGGCGAGCTGCTCGATGGGCTGGTGGGTGGGGCCGTCCTCGCCCAGGCCGATGGAGTCGTGCGTCAGGACGTAGGTGACGGGCTGCATCTGGATCGCCGAGAGGCGGAAGGCGGGCTTGAGGTAGTCGGCGAAGACGAGGAAGGTGCCTACCATCGGACGCGGGCCACCGTACAGCGCCAGACCGTTGGCGGCGGCGGCCATGCCGAACTCGCGCACGCCGAAGTAGACGTTGCGGCCCTCATAGTGGCCGGGCAGCAGCTCGCCGCCGTCCTTGATCGTGGTCTTCGTGCTGCCGCTGAGGTCCGCGCTGCCGCCCATCAGGCCGGGCACGACCCCCGCGAGCGCGTTGATGACCTCCCCGCTCGCGTTCCGGGTGGCGATGCCCTTGCCGCCCACCTCGAAGTTGGGGAGGGCGTCAGCGAGGTTCTGGGGCAACTCACGCTTGAGGAGGGCCATCACCTCGGCGGCGAGGTCGGGGTGCGCCTCCCCGTAGCGGTCGAACATGGCCTGCCACTCGGCCTCCTGCCGCGCCCCGCGCTCGGTCGCGTCCATATGGGCGCGCACCTCGTCCGGCACCGTGAAGGGCGGGTAATCCCAGCCCAGGGCCGCCTTCGTCGCCGCCACGCCGTCCGCACCCAGCGGCTCGCCGTGCGCCTTGCTCGTGCCCGCACGGGGGCTGCCGAACCCGATGATGGTTCGGACCTGAATCAGGGTGGGCTGGTCTTTGTTCCCCTGCGCCTGCCGGATCGCCGCCTCGATCTCGTCCAGGTTGTTGCCGTCCTCGACGCGCAAGACCTCCCAGCCGTAGGCGCGGTACCGCTCGGCGGTGTCCTCCGACTCGGCCTTGTCGGTCGCGGTATCGAGCTGCACCGAGTTGTCGTCGTGCAGCCAGATCAACTTGCCCAAGCGGAGGTGCCCGGCCAGCGCCGCCGACTCGTGATTCACGCCCTCCTGGAGGTCGCCGTCACCCAGGATGGAGTACACGTAGTTGTCGAAGACCGGGAAGCCCTCGCGGTTGTAGCGGGCGGCGAGGTGGGCTTCCGCCATCGCCATCCCGACCGTCATCGCCGCGCCCTGGCCGAGCGGGCCGGTGGTCGCGTCGAGGCCCTTGGTGTGGAAGAACTCGGGGTGGCCGGGGGTCTTGCTGCCCCACTGGCGGAAGTTCTTGATGTCGTCGAGCGGCATGTCGTACCCGGTGAGGTGCAGCAGCGAGTAGATCAGCATGGAGGCGTGCCCCGCCGACAGCACGAAGCGGTCGCGCCCGGCCCACTCGGGGTTTTTGGGGTTGTGGCGCAGGAAGCGCTGCCACACCACGTAGCCCATCGGGGCGGCTCCCAGCGGCGCTCCCGGGTGACCGCTGTTGGCCTGCTGCACGGCGTCGATGGCTAGCGTGCGGATGGTGTTCACGCTGAGCTGGTCCACACTCTGCTGCTGTTGGGTAGCCGTCATGCGGCCAGTGTAATCGCCCTGGGAAAGCGTCCGGTTCGGTGTGTCTTCACCCGGAGACCAGAGAAATCTCCCCAAAAGCACATGCCCCCACCGGACACAGGCGAGGGCACAGTCTGAAACAGGGGTGGGGGCGCTCGGCTCCCTCCGGTTCGGTGAACAAGCACACCAGCGGCGCTTCCATTCCGGTGAGGGCAGAATACGGCAGTGGCGTAATCCTGTCAAGCCAATACGTGAATGTGACCTGAGTATGAGTTGGTCTGTATGGGCGGTGGAGGCGGCTGTCACGGATGGGGCCACAAGCCGAGGGCACGCATATGCAGACCTCCGCCATTTTGCCTAGGCTCCTGATTCGCGTCGCAGGGCCCCGCCGTCACACCATGAACGCATGAACAGTCCTGTCTCGGCCCCGACAGAGACGCCTTTGGCGATACGCCCCTTCCAGAATGCCGACGCCCCCGCCGTCGCGCGGCTCGTCACCGAGGGCGTGCGGGGGCACTGGACGTACACGCCGGAGCAATTCCGCGGGGGGATGGATTCCGGGCGCCTCGTGGCGGAGCGTGGCGGTGAGGTCGTGGCGACGATGCGGCTCAGCCCCTTCGGCTCGGGCGCACCGGGCGCGCTGCGACTCGACCCCGCGGGGGACGGCTCGGCCTTCACGGCGCTTTACCTAATGGCCCTGGCCGCCTTGCCGCATGGCTTCACCCGCCTCCTGGGTGTGACGCGCGAGGACTGGCCCGAGACGATGGACTTTTTCCACGCGGCGGGCTTTCGCAACGCCTGGCAGTCGTGGGGGGCGCACATGAGCCTGACCGGATTCGACCCCGAGCGCTTTCGACCTTTGGAGGAGAGGCTGTACCTGCAAGGCTACGAGGTCGGGCATCTGGGTCCGGAGACGGGGGAGGCGGACTGGGAGGGCCTCCACCGATTGCATGTTCTGGGTGTGCGGGACGCGCCGCGCAACCCCACGACGCCTGACCCGCTGAGCCGGGAGGAACTGCGGGAAACCATCCTGCGGGAGGAGGCCGCCTTCGTCGTTCGCTTCCGGGGCGAGGTCGTCGCCAGCACCCGCCTGTCACTGAGGGGCCGGGAGGTAGAGAGCGAGCAGACCGTGACCCACCCCGCTCACCGCTCGCGCGGCCTCGCCACCCTCGCCAAGGTCCACGCCCTCGCGTGGGCACGACAGCAGGGGTTCACGCAGGCCGGAACGGGCGGGACCGTCCTCAACTTGCCCATGTTGCGGGTCAACGCCCGGTTGGGGTACGTGGCCGGGCCCATGTGGGTGACGTGGGAGAGGGAACTGCGTGGCTGATGGGCCGGGGAGACGGGACCCGTCCATCCGCTCCCGCCCCACCCACCCGACGCCGGGTCGCGAAGTTTGAGAGGTTTTGTAAGGAAAGCTTAATAGTTGGGGTGCAAGCTTTGGGTGTGTCTCCTCTGACCCTCGAAGAACTGGTGGCCTACTTCGCCCATGCCCAGCCCCAGGATCAGGCGTACCGTGAGATCGATTTCGTACGGCTGATCGAGGAATTGGGGCTGGAGAGCGCGAACCAGCTTCGCCGCGAGATAGTGGCCCAGCTCGCAGGCGGGCGGCGCCTCCAGGTGATCCGGGCCGAATTCGCCGCCTGACCAGCCCGGGAACGTCTCACAGCCGCCTCTTCAGCCCCGCTCCGGCGGGGTTTGTGCTTTCCAGACGAACGCGAGTTCCTGGTGTTGGCAGGACGGTCATCCTCCCCCACCGTGTCCACCCGCCGGACCCTTGATTCATAATTTAGGTCATCCTAAAATAAGGTCATGTTGGTTCACGCACTCTCTCCCTCCGCCGAGGACTATCTCAAGCACCTGTATCTCCTCGGGCAGCATGGTCGGGTGAATACCCAGGCTCTGGCGGAGGCGCTGGGGGTGGCGCCCGCGAGCGTGACGGGGATGCTGCGCAAGCTCGCCGAACAGGGCCTGGTCGCGCACGCGCCGTACCAGGGGGCGCAGCTCACGGGCGAGGGACAGCGGGTGGCGCTGGAGGTGCTGCGCCACCACCGCCTGCTCGAACTCTTCCTCCACCGCGCGCTCGGCGTGCCCCTCGACGAGGTTCACGAGGAGGCCGAGCGGCTGGAACACGCCCTGTCCGAGCGGCTGGAGGCACGTATCGCCGCCTGGCTGGGCGACCCTACCCACGACCCGCACGGCGACCCCATCCCCACCCTGAGCGGGGAGCTGCCCGAACGCGCCGAACGCCGCCTGACCCAACTCGCCCCCGGCGAGGCGGCCACCGTCGCCCGCGTGCCCGACGCAGACCCGTCGCAACTCCGGGCCCTCGTCACGGCGGGCCTGACGCCGGGCGTTCCCGTGCGGGTCGAGCGGGTGGACGCCGCGCTGGGGACCCTGACCCTGCTGCTGCCGGGGGGCGCTTCCCTCACCCTCGCCCTGGGGGTCGCCGCGCAGGTGGGGGTCCACGCGGGGGAGGTGGGGGCTTGAAGGCCCTCCTTCCCGCCGCGCTGCTGGCCCTCACCCTCACGGCCTGCGCGACCACGCCAGGGGAGGGCGACGCGGCGGACGGGCGGGTTCACGTCGTCACCACCGTCAACATGATCACCGACCTCGCCTCGCAGATCGGGGGCGACCGGGTGCGGGTGACCGGGCTGATGGGGCCGGGGGTCGATCCCCACCTCTACAAGGCCTCCGCCGGGGACGTGCGGCGGCTGGCGAATGCGGACCTCGTGCTGTACGGGGGGCTGCACCTGGAGGGGAAGATGGTGGACATCCTCCACTCGCTCAACGCCCGCGTGCCCAGCGTGGCCGTCTCCGAGGTGATCCCGGAGGACAGGCTGCTCACCCTGAGCGGCGCGCACGACCCCCACGTCTGGTTCGACCCGACCCTCTGGGCGGACGCCGCCCGCGCGACGGAGGAGGCGCTGAGCCGGGTGGACCCCGCCGGGCGGGCCGTGTACGAGGCCAACCTGAACCGCTACCTGGGCCAGTTGCGCGAGCTGGACGCCTGGACCGCCGAGCAGTTCCGCACCGTGCCCGCGAGGCAGCGGGTCCTGGTCACCGCACACGACGCCTTCGGCTACCTCTCGCGCCGCTACGGGGTGGAGGTGCGCGGCCTCCAGGGCATCAGCACCGTCGCGGAGGCGGGCGGGCAGAACGTCCGGTCTCTGGCGACCTTCCTCGCCGAGCGGAACGTGAAGGCCGTGTTCGTGGAATCCACCGTCTCGCCCCGCGCCGTGCAGGCCGTGCGCGAGGCGGCGCGGGCACGCGGGCACGACGTGGAGATCGGCGGCGAGCTGTACGCCGACGCCGCCGGGGAACGCGGCACGCCGGAGGGCACCTACGTCGGCATGGTGCGCCACAACATCGAAACCATCGTGGAGGCTTTGAAATGACCGTCACCCTCGGGGCCGCCGCGCCCCTGACCGCCGCCCACCCCGCCCCGCCCCTCGCCCTGCGCGGCCTGAGCGTCGCCTACCGCGAGCGGCCCGCCGTGTGGAACGTCTCCTTCGACGTGCCCGCCGCGTCCCTCACCGCGATTATCGGGCCGAACGGGGCGGGGAAGAGCACGCTGCTCAAGGCGGCGCTCGGGCTGGTGCCCCGCCTCTCCGGGGACGCCCTCTTCTTCGGGCAGCCCCTCGCGCGGGTGCGGTCCCGGGTCGCCTACGTGCCCCAGCGGACGAGCGTGGACTGGGACTTCCCGGCGAGTGCCCTCGACGTGGTGACGATGGGCCTGTACGGGCGGCTCGGGTGGCTGCGCCGCGCCGGTCGCCGCGAGCGGGAGGCGGCCATGACTTGCCTGGAGCGGGTCGGGATGGCCGACCTCGCCGGGCGGCAGATCAGCGAGCTGTCGGGCGGGCAGCAGCAGCGGGTGTTCCTGGCCCGTTCGCTGGCGCAGGGGGCCGACCTCACCTTCATGGACGAGCCCTTCGCGGGGGTGGACGCGGTGACGGAAAAAGCCATCGTGGACGTGCTGCGGGGGCTGCGGCGCGAGGGCCGCACCGTCGTCGCCGTCCACCACGACCTCGACACGGTGCGTGACTACTTCGACCACGTGGCCCTCCTGAACGTCGAACTCGTCGCCAGCGGGCCGACCGAGGCCGCCTTTACCCCCGCCCACCTGCGCGCCGCGTACGGGGAGCGGCACGGGGCGCTGGCCGCCGCCCTCGCCGGGGACCGGTCGCCAGGGGTCGGGGGGGCGAGGCCGTGACTCCCCTCGACCTGCTGAGCGACTACACCCTGCGCAGCATCCTGCTCGGCTCGGCGCTGCTGGGGCTGGTGGCGGGCACGCTGGGCACCTTCTCGGTCCTGCGGCGCCAGAGCCTGATCGGGGACACCGTGGCGCACGCCGCGCTGCCGGGCATCTGCGCGGCCTTCCTCCTGACGGGCACGCGCGACACGCTGGGCCTGCTCCTGGGTGGGGGGATCAGCGGGCTCGCCGCCTCGTTGCTCGCGCTCGCCATCCTCAGATACAGCCGCCTGAAGGAGGACGCCGCCCTGGGGGTGACGTTCAGCGCCTTTTTCGGCATCGGGATCGCCATGCTGACCGCCATCGGCCAGAGCGGGAACGCGGCGCAGGCGGGGCTCGACAAGTTCCTCTTCGGGCAGGCCGCGGCGCTCACGCAGGGGGACGTGATCCGCTTCGCCCTCCTCGGGGCGCTGGCGCTGGGGACCGCCGCCCTGCTCCACAAGGAGCTGAAGGTGACCCTCTTCGACCCCGACTTCGCGCGGGTGCAGGGCTGGCCGGTGCCAGGGCTCACCGCGCTCTCCACGGCTCTGACCGTCCTCGCGGTGATGATCGGCCTCCAGACGGTCGGGGTGGTCCTGATGGCCGCCATGCTGATCGCGCCCGCCGTCGCCGCGCGGCAGTGGACGCGCAGCCTCTCGGGGATGCTGGGGCTCGCCGGGGCCTTCGGGGCGCTCAGCGGGGCACTGGGGGCGGGGCTGAGCCTGGGCGTCTCCTCCGGCGCGGGCAGCCTGCCGACCGGGGCCGTGACGGTGCTCGCCGCGACCGCCCTCGCGGTGCTGTCCCTCCTCGCCGCGCCCCGCCGGGGGGTGCTCGCCGAACTCGTGCGCCAGCGGCGGGTGCGCGCCCGGCTTCTGCGTGAATTGAACTCGGGGGGGCAAGCATGACTCCCGCACCGCTCCCCCTCAACTTCGACCTCGTGATCGTGGTGACCGCCGTGTTCGTGGCGTGGGCGTGCGGGTTGCTGGGCCTCTTCCTGGTGCTGCGTCGGGAGGCGCTCCTGAGCGACGCGATCAGCCACTCGGCGCTGCCCGGCATCGTGGCGGGGTACTGGGTCACGGGCGGGAGCCTCGCCACCATGCCCGCGCTCGTGGGGGCTTCACTCTTCGGGCTCGTCACGGTGGGGCTGACTGCCCTCCTCACGCGCAGCGGGCGGGTGAAGGCGGACGCGGCGCTGGGGCTGGTCTTCCCGGCCCTCTTCGCCGCCGGGGTGATCGCGGTGAGCCTGAATTACAGCAACGTCCACCTCGACCTCGACGCCGTGCTGTACGGGGAGATCGCGTACACGCCCTTCCGGACCGGGTGGCTCGGCCTGCCGGTCGCGTGGCTGCTGATGGGCGGGATGCTCCTCGTGAACGCCCTCTTCGTCGGGCTGCTGTTCAAGGAACTGCGGCTGAGCACCTTCGACCCGGGCCTGAGCCGCACCCTGGGCTTCTCGCCCGCGTTGATCGGCGGGGCGCTCCTCACCCTCGTCGCGCTGACGACCGTCGCCGCCTTCGACGCGGTGGGGGCGGTGCTCGTCGTCGCCTTCATGATCGTGCCGCCCGCGACCGCCCTGCTGCTCACCCGCCGTCTGCGGCAGGCCCTGGGGCTGACCCTGCTGGCGGGGCTGACGGCCAGCGTGGTGGGGTACACCGTCGCCCTGGCCCTCGACGCGAGCATCACAGGGGTAATCGCGGGGGTGCTGGGGGTGCAGTTCACGGTGGCGCTCGCGGGGCAGGCGGTGAGGGCGAGGCGGGTGCGGGGGCGGGCGACGTTGGGGGGGTGAGGGGAGGAGCGTGCCTATCGGAGCCAAGGTCGGCGGCTGATCGAGGGGATCAACGACAATTTTTCTCGGATGCCCTGCCCGTTCACCCCCCCTGCTCCGCAGCTCTGCGAGTCCCGGCCTCTCCCCTCAAGGGGGAGGAGCAAGAACAACCAGTCTGCTCGCCGTTCACCTGTGCCACCATCCCCCTCGTGATTCGTCTATGACCGATTCCCGCTCCTCCTGGCGGCGTCAGCTCGACGCGGCCCACCTCGCGCTGACCTTTTTGACCACGCTGCCCCTGCCGCATATCCGCGAGGTGAGGGAGGGAGATTTCGCGCGGGCGAGTGCCTACTACCCGCTGGCCGGGTACGCGGTGGGCGGGGTAGTCGCCCTTTTGCTGTGGCTGCCGCTGCCCCTGCCGGACGGGGTGCGGGCGGCCCTCGCGGTGGGGGCGTGGCTGGCGGTGACGGGGATGCTGCACTTCGACGGGCTGGTGGACAGCGCCGACGCCCTCTTCGCCATGAAGAGCCCCGAGCGGCGGCTGGAAATCCTGCGAGACGTGCATGTGGGGGCGTTCGGCCTCGCCGTGGGCGTCCTTGCCTTGCTGACCCTGTGGAGCCTGCTCTCGGCGCCGATTCCGGCCTTCGCCCCGGTCGTCGCGGCGGTCGTGGCACGGACGGTCTTGCTCTTCCCCATGAATCTCTACCCGGCGGCGCGGCAGGAGTCGTTGGGTGCGCGCTCGCGGGAGGGACGGTGGGGGGCCGCGCTGCTCCTCGCCCTGCCCGCCCTGATCCTCCCCGGCGCGTGGGGGGCCGCGCTCGCCACGCTCGTCGCCGCGCTCCTCGTCGCCCGGTTCGCCGCCTCCCGGCTGGGCGGAGGGCTCAACGGCGACACCTACGGGCTCATTGTCGTGACGGCGGAACTCGCGGCCCTATGCGCCTTCGCGTGGGGGCGGGGGTGAGCGGGTGTTGACGCTCCACCTCGTCCGCCACGCGCCCACCGTGCCGAACGCCGAGCGCCGTTACCCGGGGGAGGAGGAGGACGCACCGCTGTCCCTGGAGGGCCGCGCCCTCGCCCGCTCGTTGCGCCTGCCGAGGGCCGCGACGGCCTTCACCTCCCCCAGCCTCCGGGCCCGCGAGACCGCCGTGCTCGCTGGCTTCCATCAGGCCGTGCCTGACCCGGCCTTACTGGAAGCCCACTTCGGGGTGATGGCGGGGCGGACTTGGGGAGAGTTGGAGGAGACGTTCGGGGAGGCGCCGCGGGCCTGGATCGACGCGCTGGCGGACCCCGACTCGGACGCCGGACCGCCGGGAGGGGAGACGGGCCGGGTCTTCCACGCCCGCGTCCGGGCGTGGCTCGCTGGCCTCCCCGAATCCGGCGAGGTCGTCGCCTTCACGCACGCCGGACCGCTCCAGGCCGCCCTGCGACTGACGGTCGGGCTGCGCGCCGTCGCCACACCGCCCGGCACGGTCGCCACCCTGCGGCGGGCGGGCGGGCACTGGTGGTTGACGGCCCTGCGCCCGCCCGACTGAGGGCCCGGATTGTCCGCCGGGTTGCCTCCCCCCCCCCCGCC from Deinococcus planocerae carries:
- the tkt gene encoding transketolase, which encodes MTATQQQQSVDQLSVNTIRTLAIDAVQQANSGHPGAPLGAAPMGYVVWQRFLRHNPKNPEWAGRDRFVLSAGHASMLIYSLLHLTGYDMPLDDIKNFRQWGSKTPGHPEFFHTKGLDATTGPLGQGAAMTVGMAMAEAHLAARYNREGFPVFDNYVYSILGDGDLQEGVNHESAALAGHLRLGKLIWLHDDNSVQLDTATDKAESEDTAERYRAYGWEVLRVEDGNNLDEIEAAIRQAQGNKDQPTLIQVRTIIGFGSPRAGTSKAHGEPLGADGVAATKAALGWDYPPFTVPDEVRAHMDATERGARQEAEWQAMFDRYGEAHPDLAAEVMALLKRELPQNLADALPNFEVGGKGIATRNASGEVINALAGVVPGLMGGSADLSGSTKTTIKDGGELLPGHYEGRNVYFGVREFGMAAAANGLALYGGPRPMVGTFLVFADYLKPAFRLSAIQMQPVTYVLTHDSIGLGEDGPTHQPIEQLAMLRATPNARVIRPADANETAAAWLMALEHGTGPTALALSRQDLPVLPRNHAGVRKGAYVVRDAEGAQVILIASGSEVGLALDAAEALSGEGIPARVVSMPCMEVFREQDASYRDSVLTPGVKRVAIEAASKQPWYEWTGSDGAVIGMEGFGASAPAKVLFEKFGFSVPNVVKVVKGIL
- a CDS encoding GNAT family N-acetyltransferase, translating into MAIRPFQNADAPAVARLVTEGVRGHWTYTPEQFRGGMDSGRLVAERGGEVVATMRLSPFGSGAPGALRLDPAGDGSAFTALYLMALAALPHGFTRLLGVTREDWPETMDFFHAAGFRNAWQSWGAHMSLTGFDPERFRPLEERLYLQGYEVGHLGPETGEADWEGLHRLHVLGVRDAPRNPTTPDPLSREELRETILREEAAFVVRFRGEVVASTRLSLRGREVESEQTVTHPAHRSRGLATLAKVHALAWARQQGFTQAGTGGTVLNLPMLRVNARLGYVAGPMWVTWERELRG
- a CDS encoding metal-dependent transcriptional regulator; translated protein: MLVHALSPSAEDYLKHLYLLGQHGRVNTQALAEALGVAPASVTGMLRKLAEQGLVAHAPYQGAQLTGEGQRVALEVLRHHRLLELFLHRALGVPLDEVHEEAERLEHALSERLEARIAAWLGDPTHDPHGDPIPTLSGELPERAERRLTQLAPGEAATVARVPDADPSQLRALVTAGLTPGVPVRVERVDAALGTLTLLLPGGASLTLALGVAAQVGVHAGEVGA
- a CDS encoding metal ABC transporter solute-binding protein, Zn/Mn family; translation: MKALLPAALLALTLTACATTPGEGDAADGRVHVVTTVNMITDLASQIGGDRVRVTGLMGPGVDPHLYKASAGDVRRLANADLVLYGGLHLEGKMVDILHSLNARVPSVAVSEVIPEDRLLTLSGAHDPHVWFDPTLWADAARATEEALSRVDPAGRAVYEANLNRYLGQLRELDAWTAEQFRTVPARQRVLVTAHDAFGYLSRRYGVEVRGLQGISTVAEAGGQNVRSLATFLAERNVKAVFVESTVSPRAVQAVREAARARGHDVEIGGELYADAAGERGTPEGTYVGMVRHNIETIVEALK
- a CDS encoding metal ABC transporter ATP-binding protein, whose product is MTVTLGAAAPLTAAHPAPPLALRGLSVAYRERPAVWNVSFDVPAASLTAIIGPNGAGKSTLLKAALGLVPRLSGDALFFGQPLARVRSRVAYVPQRTSVDWDFPASALDVVTMGLYGRLGWLRRAGRREREAAMTCLERVGMADLAGRQISELSGGQQQRVFLARSLAQGADLTFMDEPFAGVDAVTEKAIVDVLRGLRREGRTVVAVHHDLDTVRDYFDHVALLNVELVASGPTEAAFTPAHLRAAYGERHGALAAALAGDRSPGVGGARP
- a CDS encoding metal ABC transporter permease, which gives rise to MTPLDLLSDYTLRSILLGSALLGLVAGTLGTFSVLRRQSLIGDTVAHAALPGICAAFLLTGTRDTLGLLLGGGISGLAASLLALAILRYSRLKEDAALGVTFSAFFGIGIAMLTAIGQSGNAAQAGLDKFLFGQAAALTQGDVIRFALLGALALGTAALLHKELKVTLFDPDFARVQGWPVPGLTALSTALTVLAVMIGLQTVGVVLMAAMLIAPAVAARQWTRSLSGMLGLAGAFGALSGALGAGLSLGVSSGAGSLPTGAVTVLAATALAVLSLLAAPRRGVLAELVRQRRVRARLLRELNSGGQA
- a CDS encoding metal ABC transporter permease, translating into MTPAPLPLNFDLVIVVTAVFVAWACGLLGLFLVLRREALLSDAISHSALPGIVAGYWVTGGSLATMPALVGASLFGLVTVGLTALLTRSGRVKADAALGLVFPALFAAGVIAVSLNYSNVHLDLDAVLYGEIAYTPFRTGWLGLPVAWLLMGGMLLVNALFVGLLFKELRLSTFDPGLSRTLGFSPALIGGALLTLVALTTVAAFDAVGAVLVVAFMIVPPATALLLTRRLRQALGLTLLAGLTASVVGYTVALALDASITGVIAGVLGVQFTVALAGQAVRARRVRGRATLGG
- a CDS encoding adenosylcobinamide-GDP ribazoletransferase, with the translated sequence MTDSRSSWRRQLDAAHLALTFLTTLPLPHIREVREGDFARASAYYPLAGYAVGGVVALLLWLPLPLPDGVRAALAVGAWLAVTGMLHFDGLVDSADALFAMKSPERRLEILRDVHVGAFGLAVGVLALLTLWSLLSAPIPAFAPVVAAVVARTVLLFPMNLYPAARQESLGARSREGRWGAALLLALPALILPGAWGAALATLVAALLVARFAASRLGGGLNGDTYGLIVVTAELAALCAFAWGRG
- a CDS encoding histidine phosphatase family protein: MLTLHLVRHAPTVPNAERRYPGEEEDAPLSLEGRALARSLRLPRAATAFTSPSLRARETAVLAGFHQAVPDPALLEAHFGVMAGRTWGELEETFGEAPRAWIDALADPDSDAGPPGGETGRVFHARVRAWLAGLPESGEVVAFTHAGPLQAALRLTVGLRAVATPPGTVATLRRAGGHWWLTALRPPD